The DNA segment GCCGCGCCGGCCGCAGCCAGCGCCCTGGCGGCCCCCGCGCCAATGCCGGAGCTGGCGCCGGTGACTACGGCGACTTGTTGTTCCAACGAGATGCGCATTGTCCATCCAGCCTTTATTCCAGAAGTCCATTCAGCTGACTGACGGCGCGGGGCACAAGTTCAGTGGCCTGTCTGGAATGCGACGATGGCTGTCTATATCTATCGTTTTCGCCAGCGGGCTTTTAGTTAGAATCAGTGGCTTAACGACGTGAGACGCAGCCCATGACAACTGTGCACCGGCCTTGGCTTGAGGCTTATGCCGACAACTACCGCAACGACGAAGTGGTCTATCCCCATTGTCATACCCAGGCGCAATTGATCCACGGCGTCACCGGGGTGATGGTGGTCAGTACGGCCCAGGGCAGTTGGCTGGTGCCGTCCGGGCATGCGTTGTGGGTACCCGCCGGGACGCCCCACGAGATTCGCATGGCCGGCGAAGTGCATATGCGCACCCTGTTCCTGATGCCCGAGGTCGAGCCGAGCCTGGGCCGCACCTGCCAGGTGATCGAGGTCTCGGCACTGCTGCGCGAGCTGATCGTGGCGGCGACGCTGATCGCCGGTGAAGTCAACAGCCCACGCTTGCAGGCCATGGTGGAAGTGATCCGCATGGAGCTGCTGGCCGCGCCGGTGGTGGCCATGCATGTGCCGGTGCCTGGCGAAGCCCGCCTGGCCAGGTTGTGTACCCGGTTTATCCGCAACCCGGCCGATGACAGCAGCCTGGAATCCTGGGCCGACACCCTGAACATGAGTGCGCGCACCCTGAGCCGGATTTTCCAGCGGGAACTGGGCATGAGCTTTGGCGAATGGCGCAAGCGTGCGCGTCTGGCCCTGAGCCTGAAGCTGCTGGCCCAGGGCGCCTCGATCCTGGAGGTGGCGCTGGAACATGGTTATCAGAGCCCGAGTGCGTTCAGCGCGATGTTTCGCCGCTCGCTGGGTTACCCGCCGAGTCATTTTCGTCCCCAGGCCTGATGTTGCTTCATGTAACCCAATTGTCCGTTTGGCGACGATACATGGCCCTGGCGCGGGCGAATCCGCCAGGGCGCATGCCTAATCTGCAAAGCTCATTCTTCAGCGAGCTTTGTGATGCCCAGCCTTGTCGTTCATCCCTCCACCAGCAGTCGCCCCCCGGCAGTCCTGACCCTGCTTTTGCTGGGTGCGCTAGCCGGATGCCGTGGCCTGCCCGACGAGCCCGCAGCGCAGCTGACGGCCCGGGCGGCGCCGCACTTGTCCAGCGGGTCAGCGGCCCAACCGCTGCCCGAGCGCTGGTGGCAGCTTTACCGTGACCCGCAATTGGACCGGCTTGTAGCGCAGGCCCTGAACCATAACCAAGACCTTGCTGCCGCCGCCGCCCATGTCGACGCGCTATTGGCGCGCCTGGAGCAGGTAGATGGCGAACGCCAACCCTCGACTCTTCTGGCCTACGGCGTCGGCTACGGCCGCAGCCGAGACGACCAGACCCTGGCCCAGGCCCGCGATGAGCAGGCCGAGGCCCAGTGGAGCCACGCCCCTGGATTCTCCCTGAGCTACACCCTCGACCTCTGGGGCGAGGTGCGTTATCGCCTGGCCGCCGCCCGTGCCGATGCGGATGCGGCGCGGGCGCTGGAAGACGAATGGCGGGTGACCGTGGCCGCGCAGACCACCCGGGCCTATGGCCAGGCCTGTGTCTATGCGTTCAGCCGCCAGGTGCAGCGTCATTCGGTGCAGGTGTTGGAGCGCAGTGTCGACGTCACTCGCAGACTGCAGAAGGCCGGTGCGGCGACGGCGCTGGACCTGGCGCGCCTCAATGGCCTGCTGGAAGAAACCCGTGCGCCGCTGCCGATGTTGACCGCGCGCTATCAGGCGGCCCTGTATGAGCTGGCGGTGCTCAGTGGCGTGCCGCCCCTGGAGGTGGCACGGCAAACCTGTGCCCGGCGCCCACAATTGCAGGCGCCGCTGCCCGTGGGCGATGGCTGGGCGCTGGTGCAGCGGCGGGCCGATATTCGCCGTGCCGAGCGCCAGCTGCAAGCGGCCACGCTGGCCATTGGTGTCGCTCGCGCCGAGTTGTATCCACGGGTGACCTTCGGTGCCGCGCTGGAGTCCTCCGCGAGCAGCCTGGGCAAGCTGGGGACCAGTGAAGCGCTGGTGTACTCCGTGGGGCCGTTGCTGTCCTGGCGCTTTCCCCAGCGCGGCGTTGCCCAGGCCCAAGTGAGCCAGCGCCGGGCCCAGGCGCGCGAGGCCCAGGCGCGTTTCGACGGCACGGTACTGCGTGCCTTGAAACAAGTCGAACAAGCCCTGGCGCTGTACCAGGGCGAACAACAGCGCCGCCAAGCCCTGCAGGCCGCGCTGGACAACAGCCAGCAGGCCCATGAGCTGGCCACCCGCAGCTATCGGGCCGGAGCCCTTGATGCCCTGCAACTGCTGGACAGCGAGCGCAACCTGGTCAACCTCCAGGCCCGCGTGGCCCAGGCCGACCTGCGCTTGATCAACCGCCAGATCGACCTGTTCCAGGCGCTCGGTGGTGGCTGGCAACGCAATGATCAACCTCAACCCTTACCCCTTGCTGCCCTTGGAGCCAAGCCATGAACCAGGCTGTTGAACCCGCGATCCTGCCATCCACTCCCAGCTTGATGCAGCGCCATCGCCGCGCCCTGCTGACGGGCGCATCACTGGTGACGCTGTTGGGGGCGGGGCTGTTTGCCGCGTATTGGTGGCAGTTGGGGCGATTTCTGGAAGAGACCGACGACGCCTACGTGCGCGCCGATTGGGTCGCCGTCAGCCCGCGGATTGCCGGCTACGTGGCCCAGGTGCTGGTGGAGGACAACCAGCCGGTCAAGGCCGGGGATGTGCTGGTGCGCCTGGATGAGCGTGATTTTGTCGAGCAGCTGCGCAGCACCCAGGCGCGGTTGCAGCAAGCCCGGGCGGCGGCGAATGCCCGCCAGTCCAGCCTGACCACCCTCGACGCACGGCTCGACGAGCAGCAGCAACGTATCGCCCAGGCCCAGGCTGCCCTGCATAGCAGCGAGGCTGAGGCCCATCGTGCGCGCCTGGACTTCCAGCGCTACCGCGATCTGGTGGATCAACAGATCGCCACCCGCGAGCGCCTGGAAACCGCCAGCGCCGGGCGGGCCAAGGCATTGGCAGCGGTGACCGAAGCCCGTGCCCAAGTGGCCCGGCAGCAAGCCCAGTGCCAGGTGCTGCAGGCGCGCCGCCAGCAGGCGAAGGCGCGGATCGCCGAATCCCAGGCCCGGGTGGGCGAGGCCCAGGCCAACCTGGCCCTGGCCCAGAATGCCTTGAATGACACAGCGATCCGCGCGCCGTTCGACGGCGTAGTGGGCCAGCGCAAGGTCCGCCGCCAGCAGTATGTGATGCCGGGTCTGCCTTTGTTGGCGGTGGTGCCGGTGGCACAGGCCTATGTGATCGCCAATTACAAGGAAACCCAGTTGCAGCACATGGCGCCGGGGCAGGCGGTCGATATCGCGGTGGACAGTTTTTCCGGCCAGCACTGGCGCGGCCAGATCGAAAGCATCGCCCCCGGTTCCGGTGCGGTGTTCGCCTTGTTGCCCCCGGACAACGCCACCGGCAATTTCACCAAGATCGTGCAGCGCTTTGCGGTGAAGATCCGCCTGGTGGCCGACGAGACGAATGCACCCGTGATCTTGCCGGGGATGTCCGTGATCGCCACGGTGGACACCCGCCCGGCCAGCCAGCAGGACGGTTCCCATGGAGGCTGATGGGCGCACCTCGAACGTTTCGTTTCGCGCCTGGGTCGCGGTGATCGGTGGTTTGTTCGGCTGCTTCATGGCCGGCATGAATGTGCATGTCACCAGCGCCGCCCTGCCGG comes from the Pseudomonas shahriarae genome and includes:
- a CDS encoding AraC family transcriptional regulator → MTTVHRPWLEAYADNYRNDEVVYPHCHTQAQLIHGVTGVMVVSTAQGSWLVPSGHALWVPAGTPHEIRMAGEVHMRTLFLMPEVEPSLGRTCQVIEVSALLRELIVAATLIAGEVNSPRLQAMVEVIRMELLAAPVVAMHVPVPGEARLARLCTRFIRNPADDSSLESWADTLNMSARTLSRIFQRELGMSFGEWRKRARLALSLKLLAQGASILEVALEHGYQSPSAFSAMFRRSLGYPPSHFRPQA
- a CDS encoding efflux transporter outer membrane subunit, whose protein sequence is MPSLVVHPSTSSRPPAVLTLLLLGALAGCRGLPDEPAAQLTARAAPHLSSGSAAQPLPERWWQLYRDPQLDRLVAQALNHNQDLAAAAAHVDALLARLEQVDGERQPSTLLAYGVGYGRSRDDQTLAQARDEQAEAQWSHAPGFSLSYTLDLWGEVRYRLAAARADADAARALEDEWRVTVAAQTTRAYGQACVYAFSRQVQRHSVQVLERSVDVTRRLQKAGAATALDLARLNGLLEETRAPLPMLTARYQAALYELAVLSGVPPLEVARQTCARRPQLQAPLPVGDGWALVQRRADIRRAERQLQAATLAIGVARAELYPRVTFGAALESSASSLGKLGTSEALVYSVGPLLSWRFPQRGVAQAQVSQRRAQAREAQARFDGTVLRALKQVEQALALYQGEQQRRQALQAALDNSQQAHELATRSYRAGALDALQLLDSERNLVNLQARVAQADLRLINRQIDLFQALGGGWQRNDQPQPLPLAALGAKP
- a CDS encoding HlyD family secretion protein, whose protein sequence is MNQAVEPAILPSTPSLMQRHRRALLTGASLVTLLGAGLFAAYWWQLGRFLEETDDAYVRADWVAVSPRIAGYVAQVLVEDNQPVKAGDVLVRLDERDFVEQLRSTQARLQQARAAANARQSSLTTLDARLDEQQQRIAQAQAALHSSEAEAHRARLDFQRYRDLVDQQIATRERLETASAGRAKALAAVTEARAQVARQQAQCQVLQARRQQAKARIAESQARVGEAQANLALAQNALNDTAIRAPFDGVVGQRKVRRQQYVMPGLPLLAVVPVAQAYVIANYKETQLQHMAPGQAVDIAVDSFSGQHWRGQIESIAPGSGAVFALLPPDNATGNFTKIVQRFAVKIRLVADETNAPVILPGMSVIATVDTRPASQQDGSHGG